From Klebsiella electrica, the proteins below share one genomic window:
- the rutD gene encoding pyrimidine utilization protein D, producing MMKLNISPAPFEGAPTVVLSAGLGGAGSYWLPQRAALEQRYQLVSYDHNGTGENAGPLPADYSMATMAQELKQALQAAGVSRFALVGHALGALIALQLALDFPDAVSGLVLVNGWLTLSPHTRRCFQVRERLLHAGGAQAWVEAQPLFLYPAEWMAARMPRLEAEDALALSHFQGKENLLKRLQALKQADFSHRASAVACPTLVISAHDDLLVPASCSRTLHAAIPGSQRFEMAWGGHACNVTDADTFNPILCNGLAAMLA from the coding sequence ATTATGAAACTGAATATCTCTCCGGCGCCCTTTGAGGGCGCACCGACGGTCGTGCTGAGCGCCGGCCTCGGCGGCGCGGGCAGCTACTGGCTGCCGCAGCGCGCGGCGCTGGAGCAACGGTATCAACTGGTGAGCTATGATCACAACGGCACCGGCGAAAACGCCGGACCGCTGCCGGCTGACTACAGCATGGCAACCATGGCGCAGGAACTGAAGCAGGCGCTGCAGGCGGCGGGAGTCTCCCGCTTTGCCCTGGTGGGGCACGCCCTTGGCGCGCTGATTGCCCTGCAGCTGGCGCTGGACTTTCCTGACGCGGTCAGCGGCCTGGTGCTGGTCAACGGCTGGCTGACCCTGTCTCCCCACACCCGCCGCTGTTTTCAGGTACGCGAGCGTCTGCTGCACGCGGGCGGCGCCCAGGCGTGGGTTGAGGCGCAGCCTTTGTTCCTCTACCCCGCGGAGTGGATGGCCGCACGGATGCCGCGGCTGGAAGCGGAAGATGCGCTTGCGCTCAGCCATTTCCAGGGCAAGGAGAATCTGCTCAAGCGGCTGCAGGCGTTGAAGCAGGCCGACTTTTCTCACCGGGCGTCCGCCGTGGCGTGCCCGACCCTGGTCATCAGCGCCCATGACGATCTGCTGGTTCCCGCCTCCTGCTCGCGCACGCTACACGCGGCGATACCGGGTAGCCAGCGCTTCGAGATGGCCTGGGGCGGCCACGCCTGCAACGTGACCGATGCCGACACCTTCAACCCTATTTTATGCAACGGGCTGGCCGCCATGCTGGCCTGA
- the rutF gene encoding NADH-dependent FMN reductase RutF: MSVADKQSFRDAMAQVGAAVNIITTDGPAGRAGFTASAVCSVTDTPPTLLVCLNRSASVWPTFNQHQALCVNTLAAGQESLSNVFGGKTPMAERFAAAEWQTGLTGCPRLVDALVSFDCRINQIVSVGTHDILFCEVAAIVRHPEPRGLMWFDRGYHTLMRPAC, from the coding sequence ATGTCCGTAGCGGATAAACAGAGTTTTCGTGACGCCATGGCCCAGGTCGGCGCGGCGGTCAATATTATTACCACCGATGGCCCGGCGGGTCGCGCCGGATTTACCGCCAGCGCGGTCTGCAGCGTAACCGATACGCCCCCCACGCTGCTGGTCTGTCTCAACCGTTCCGCCTCGGTATGGCCGACTTTCAACCAGCATCAGGCGCTGTGCGTCAACACTCTGGCGGCAGGCCAGGAGTCGCTCTCCAACGTTTTTGGCGGTAAAACGCCGATGGCGGAACGTTTCGCCGCCGCCGAATGGCAAACCGGCCTTACTGGCTGCCCGCGCCTGGTGGATGCGCTGGTGAGTTTCGATTGTCGTATCAACCAGATAGTCAGCGTCGGCACCCACGACATTTTGTTCTGCGAAGTGGCCGCCATCGTCAGACATCCAGAGCCGCGCGGGCTGATGTGGTTCGACCGCGGTTACCACACGCTTATGCGTCCAGCCTGTTAA
- a CDS encoding SDR family NAD(P)-dependent oxidoreductase, with the protein MTTPSHTALITGASSGIGALYAKRLAARGYHLILVARREERLQALAKELQSQYGIRSDVLKADLSEESGIRAVEARLQADPTIALVINNAGTAKMGGLLTTDVREHQMIHTLNTTALLRLSYAALAAFSPRGQGTLINIASILALHALPGSAVYSASKAWVLSFTRALQEEFADSGLRIQAVLPAATATDLWPTSGVALDALPAGSVMTTEDLVDAALSGLDQGENITLPPVHDLALWSHFDQARLALFGSARNGQPAPRYRRS; encoded by the coding sequence ATGACGACCCCTTCTCATACCGCTTTAATTACCGGCGCATCATCCGGTATCGGCGCCCTCTATGCCAAACGTCTCGCCGCTCGCGGCTATCACCTGATTCTGGTCGCGCGCCGCGAAGAACGTTTGCAGGCCCTCGCCAAAGAGTTGCAAAGCCAGTATGGCATCCGGTCCGACGTGCTAAAGGCAGACCTGAGCGAAGAGAGCGGTATCCGCGCCGTTGAAGCGCGTCTGCAGGCAGATCCGACGATCGCGCTGGTGATTAACAACGCCGGCACGGCGAAAATGGGAGGATTGCTGACCACGGATGTGCGCGAGCATCAAATGATTCATACCCTGAATACCACCGCTCTGCTGCGCCTGAGCTATGCCGCACTGGCCGCCTTCAGCCCTCGCGGTCAGGGGACGCTTATCAATATCGCCTCAATCCTTGCGCTGCATGCGCTACCGGGCAGCGCCGTCTACAGCGCCAGCAAGGCGTGGGTGCTGAGCTTTACCCGTGCGCTTCAGGAGGAGTTTGCCGACAGCGGTTTGCGTATTCAGGCGGTACTCCCGGCGGCAACCGCGACGGACCTGTGGCCGACCTCCGGCGTCGCACTTGACGCGCTGCCCGCTGGCTCGGTGATGACCACGGAAGATCTGGTAGACGCGGCGCTCAGCGGGCTTGATCAGGGCGAAAATATCACCCTGCCGCCGGTCCACGATCTGGCGCTCTGGAGTCATTTCGACCAGGCGCGACTCGCGCTGTTTGGCAGCGCGCGCAACGGCCAGCCGGCGCCGCGCTATCGCCGGAGTTAA
- the wrbA gene encoding NAD(P)H:quinone oxidoreductase: MAKILVLYYSMYGHIETMAHAVAEGANKVDGVEVVVKRVPETMQAEAFAKAGGKTQNAPVATPQELAEYDAIIFGTPTRFGNMSGQMRTFLDQTGGLWASGALYGKLASVFSSTGTGGGQEQTITSTWTTLAHHGMVIVPIGYGAQELFDVSTVRGGTPYGATTIAGGDGSRQPSQEELAIARYQGEHVAGLAVKLHG, encoded by the coding sequence ATGGCTAAAATTCTGGTGCTTTATTATTCAATGTATGGACACATCGAAACCATGGCTCATGCCGTCGCCGAAGGGGCGAACAAAGTCGACGGCGTTGAGGTGGTCGTGAAGCGCGTGCCGGAAACTATGCAAGCTGAGGCGTTTGCCAAAGCAGGCGGGAAAACGCAGAATGCGCCCGTCGCCACGCCGCAGGAACTGGCAGAGTATGATGCTATCATCTTTGGTACCCCCACCCGTTTCGGCAATATGTCCGGACAAATGCGCACCTTCCTCGATCAGACCGGCGGTCTGTGGGCATCGGGCGCACTGTACGGCAAACTGGCCAGCGTCTTTAGCTCTACCGGTACCGGCGGTGGACAAGAGCAGACCATTACCTCTACCTGGACAACGCTTGCCCATCACGGGATGGTGATTGTGCCTATCGGCTACGGCGCCCAGGAGCTTTTTGATGTGTCAACGGTGCGCGGCGGCACGCCGTATGGCGCAACCACTATCGCCGGCGGAGACGGTTCCCGTCAGCCAAGTCAGGAAGAGCTGGCGATCGCCCGCTATCAGGGTGAACATGTCGCAGGACTGGCAGTTAAACTACACGGCTAA
- a CDS encoding con-10 family general stress protein yields the protein MANHRGGSGNFAEDRERASEAGRKGGQHSGGNFKNDPERASEAGKKGGKNSHGNRHS from the coding sequence ATGGCAAACCATCGTGGCGGTTCCGGCAACTTTGCTGAGGATCGTGAAAGAGCATCAGAAGCAGGTCGTAAGGGTGGCCAGCATAGCGGGGGCAACTTCAAAAACGATCCCGAGCGCGCCTCGGAAGCAGGTAAAAAAGGGGGAAAAAACAGTCACGGCAATCGTCATAGCTGA
- a CDS encoding winged helix-turn-helix transcriptional regulator → MKRTRLENSNCPIARSLDVIGDWWSLLIVRDALGGTRRFSEFQKHLGIAKNMLAGRLKMLVEEGILTMQPASDGSAWQEYVLTEKGRGLQTVLVALAQWADEYLLTPDEPATVLIDNLTRQPLRKLVLQAADGRTLQPDDITARLPVID, encoded by the coding sequence GTGAAACGTACCCGTCTGGAAAACAGCAACTGCCCTATTGCCCGCTCACTTGACGTCATTGGCGACTGGTGGTCGCTACTCATTGTCCGCGATGCCCTGGGGGGCACCCGGCGCTTCAGCGAATTTCAAAAGCACCTCGGCATTGCTAAAAACATGCTCGCCGGGCGGCTAAAAATGCTGGTGGAAGAAGGTATTCTGACGATGCAGCCCGCTTCGGACGGCAGCGCGTGGCAGGAGTATGTGCTTACCGAAAAGGGACGCGGCCTGCAAACTGTGCTGGTGGCTCTGGCGCAATGGGCTGACGAATATCTGTTGACGCCCGACGAACCCGCCACCGTGTTAATTGATAATCTCACGCGCCAGCCGCTGCGCAAACTGGTGCTGCAGGCCGCCGATGGCCGGACGCTCCAGCCCGACGACATTACCGCCCGACTTCCAGTAATAGATTGA
- the rutB gene encoding pyrimidine utilization protein B, producing MITLSARPESLTFPAQNSALIVVDMQNAYASQGGYLDLAGFDVSATRPVIDNINTAVAAARTAGMLIVWFQNGWDEEYMEAGGPGSPNYHKSNALKTMRRRPELQGKLLAKGGWDYQLVDELQPQPGDMVLPKPRYSGFFNTQLDSILRSRGIRHLIFTGIATNVCVESTLRDGFFLEYFGVVLEDATHQAGPAFAQQAALFNIETFFGWVSDVASFCDALSPAAPLTFPEEKRYA from the coding sequence ATGATTACGCTTTCCGCCCGACCGGAATCCCTGACCTTTCCGGCGCAAAACAGCGCGCTGATCGTCGTCGATATGCAAAACGCCTATGCCAGCCAGGGAGGGTATCTCGACCTCGCCGGATTTGACGTCTCCGCCACCCGACCGGTTATCGACAACATTAACACCGCCGTCGCCGCGGCCCGCACCGCCGGCATGCTGATCGTCTGGTTCCAGAACGGCTGGGACGAGGAGTATATGGAAGCCGGCGGCCCAGGTTCGCCGAACTACCACAAATCCAATGCCCTGAAGACCATGCGCCGCCGTCCTGAGCTACAGGGCAAACTGCTGGCTAAAGGCGGCTGGGATTATCAGCTGGTCGATGAGCTGCAGCCCCAGCCCGGCGATATGGTGCTGCCGAAACCGCGCTACAGCGGCTTTTTCAACACGCAACTGGACAGCATTTTGCGCAGCCGCGGCATCCGTCATCTGATCTTTACCGGCATCGCCACCAACGTTTGCGTGGAATCGACCCTGCGCGACGGCTTCTTCCTCGAATACTTCGGCGTCGTGCTGGAAGACGCCACCCACCAGGCGGGCCCGGCCTTCGCCCAGCAGGCCGCGCTGTTCAATATTGAGACTTTCTTTGGCTGGGTCAGCGATGTCGCCAGCTTCTGCGATGCGCTGTCCCCGGCCGCGCCGCTCACTTTCCCGGAGGAGAAACGTTATGCCTAA
- the rutC gene encoding pyrimidine utilization protein C — protein sequence MPKQVIIPPGTTTPIAPFVPGTLADGVVYVSGTLPFDKQNNVVHIGDPKAQTRHVLDTIKTVIETAGGRMEDVTFNSIFITDWKNYAAINEVYAEFFPGDKPARFCIQCGLVKPEALVEIATVAHIGKAAL from the coding sequence ATGCCTAAACAGGTCATTATTCCGCCCGGCACCACCACGCCGATCGCCCCTTTTGTCCCCGGAACGCTGGCCGATGGCGTGGTGTATGTCTCCGGCACGCTGCCGTTTGATAAGCAAAATAACGTGGTGCACATCGGCGACCCAAAGGCGCAAACCCGCCACGTTCTCGACACGATCAAAACGGTGATCGAAACGGCGGGTGGCCGCATGGAGGATGTGACGTTCAACAGCATCTTTATCACCGACTGGAAAAACTACGCCGCGATTAACGAAGTCTATGCCGAGTTTTTTCCTGGCGATAAACCGGCGCGCTTCTGCATCCAGTGCGGACTGGTCAAGCCGGAGGCGTTGGTCGAGATTGCGACCGTCGCCCATATCGGAAAAGCAGCATTATGA
- a CDS encoding small membrane protein has translation MSGIILIVVAVILLGVAIYSLVSYVKERRASQLPTHKKKK, from the coding sequence ATGTCTGGTATTATTCTCATTGTTGTCGCGGTCATTTTGCTGGGAGTGGCGATTTACAGTCTGGTGTCATACGTCAAAGAACGCCGCGCCAGCCAGCTCCCGACCCATAAGAAGAAAAAATAG
- the rutG gene encoding pyrimidine utilization transport protein G: MALFDFPRWQLTSPSAASGVVAPDERLSIGQTMVMGVQHAVAMFGATVLMPILMGLDPNLAILLSGIGTLLFFVVTGGRVPSYLGSSAAFIGVVIAVTGFNGQGLNPHLSVALGGIIACGLVYTLIGVVVMKIGTRWIERLMPPVVTGAVVMAIGLNLAPIAVHSVSASAFDGWMAVLTVLCIGLVAVFTRGMIQRLLILVGLIVACGLYALLANVFGLGKALDFTLLHQAAWFGLPHFTAPTFDGQAMMLIAPVAVILVAENLGHLKAVAGMTGRNMDPYMGRAFVGDGLATMLSGAVGGSGVTTYAENIGVMAVTKVYSTLVFVAAAAMAILLGFSPKFGALIHTIPGPVIGGASIVVFGLIAVAGARIWVQNRVDLSQNSNLIMVAVTLVLGAGDFALSLGGFTLGGIGTATFGAILLHALLNRRAREAQQPDVTPV, translated from the coding sequence ATGGCACTTTTCGATTTTCCTCGCTGGCAGTTGACCTCCCCTTCCGCCGCGTCCGGCGTGGTGGCCCCTGATGAACGGCTCTCCATAGGGCAAACGATGGTCATGGGCGTTCAGCACGCGGTCGCCATGTTTGGCGCCACCGTACTGATGCCGATTCTGATGGGGCTGGATCCTAACCTGGCGATTTTGCTGTCCGGGATCGGTACGCTGCTGTTTTTCGTGGTGACCGGCGGCCGGGTACCCAGCTATCTGGGTTCCAGCGCCGCCTTTATCGGCGTAGTGATTGCCGTCACCGGCTTTAATGGCCAGGGGCTCAACCCGCACCTTAGCGTCGCTCTCGGCGGCATTATCGCCTGCGGTCTGGTGTATACCCTGATTGGCGTGGTGGTGATGAAAATCGGCACCCGCTGGATTGAACGACTGATGCCGCCGGTGGTGACCGGCGCGGTGGTGATGGCCATTGGCCTCAATCTCGCGCCCATCGCCGTACACAGCGTCTCCGCCTCCGCCTTCGATGGCTGGATGGCGGTGCTGACCGTACTCTGTATCGGACTGGTGGCGGTCTTTACCCGCGGGATGATCCAGCGACTGCTGATTCTCGTCGGCCTGATCGTCGCCTGTGGGCTGTATGCGCTGCTGGCGAATGTTTTCGGACTGGGGAAAGCGCTCGATTTTACCTTACTGCACCAGGCGGCGTGGTTCGGGCTGCCGCACTTTACCGCCCCGACCTTTGACGGTCAGGCGATGATGTTGATAGCTCCGGTGGCGGTGATTCTGGTGGCGGAAAACCTCGGTCATCTGAAGGCGGTCGCCGGCATGACCGGACGCAATATGGACCCTTATATGGGACGGGCGTTCGTTGGCGACGGGCTGGCGACGATGCTCTCCGGCGCGGTTGGCGGCAGCGGCGTAACGACCTATGCGGAAAATATCGGCGTGATGGCGGTGACCAAGGTCTACTCCACCCTGGTGTTCGTTGCCGCCGCGGCGATGGCGATTCTGCTCGGTTTTTCGCCGAAGTTTGGCGCGTTGATCCACACCATTCCCGGGCCGGTTATCGGCGGCGCGTCGATCGTGGTCTTTGGCTTGATTGCGGTCGCCGGTGCCCGTATCTGGGTCCAGAATCGGGTTGACCTGAGTCAGAACAGCAATCTGATCATGGTGGCGGTCACGCTGGTACTCGGGGCCGGAGATTTTGCTCTGTCGCTGGGCGGTTTTACCCTTGGCGGGATCGGTACGGCTACCTTCGGCGCCATTTTACTTCACGCGCTGCTTAACCGCCGCGCGCGTGAAGCGCAACAGCCCGACGTCACTCCCGTTTAA
- the rutA gene encoding pyrimidine utilization protein A, with amino-acid sequence MKIGVFIPIGNNGWLISTHAPQYMPTFELNKAIVQKAEHYHFDFALSMIKLRGFGGKTEFWDHNLESFTLMAGLAAVTSRIQIYATAATLTLPPAIVARMASTIDSISGGRFGVNLVTGWQKPEYEQMGIWPGDDYFARRYDYLTEYVQVLRDLWGTGRSDFKGDYFTMNDCRVSPQPSQPMKVICAGQSDAGMAFSAQYADYNFCFGKGVNTPTAFAPTAARMMQAAEKTGRDVGSYVLFMVIADETDEAARARWEHYKAGADDEALAWLTEQSQKDTRSGSDTNVRQMADPTSAVNINMGTLVGSYASVARMLDDVASVPGTDGVLLTFDDFLSGIDAFGERIQPLMRCRDHIATVTREVA; translated from the coding sequence ATGAAAATTGGTGTCTTCATTCCGATTGGTAATAACGGCTGGTTGATATCCACCCATGCTCCGCAGTACATGCCGACGTTCGAACTGAATAAAGCGATCGTCCAGAAAGCGGAGCACTACCATTTTGACTTCGCCCTGTCGATGATCAAACTGCGCGGCTTCGGCGGCAAAACCGAGTTCTGGGATCATAACCTCGAATCCTTCACCTTGATGGCCGGTCTGGCGGCGGTGACCTCGCGGATCCAGATCTACGCCACCGCCGCGACGCTCACGCTGCCGCCGGCCATTGTCGCCCGCATGGCCTCCACCATCGACTCTATCTCCGGCGGCCGCTTCGGCGTCAATCTGGTGACCGGCTGGCAAAAACCGGAATATGAGCAGATGGGTATCTGGCCCGGCGACGATTACTTCGCCCGCCGCTACGACTATCTCACCGAATATGTGCAGGTGCTGCGCGATCTGTGGGGGACCGGGCGCAGCGACTTTAAAGGCGACTACTTCACCATGAACGACTGCCGCGTCAGCCCGCAGCCGTCGCAGCCGATGAAAGTTATCTGCGCCGGACAGAGCGATGCGGGGATGGCCTTCTCCGCGCAGTATGCCGACTACAACTTCTGCTTCGGCAAAGGGGTCAATACGCCGACCGCCTTTGCCCCGACCGCTGCGCGCATGATGCAGGCGGCGGAAAAGACCGGCCGCGACGTTGGATCCTATGTGCTGTTTATGGTCATCGCCGATGAAACCGACGAAGCGGCCCGCGCCAGATGGGAGCACTACAAGGCGGGCGCCGATGACGAAGCGCTGGCCTGGCTCACCGAACAAAGCCAAAAAGACACCCGCTCCGGCAGCGATACCAACGTGCGGCAGATGGCCGATCCGACCTCGGCGGTCAATATCAATATGGGCACGCTGGTGGGCTCCTACGCCAGCGTCGCCCGTATGCTCGACGACGTCGCCTCCGTACCCGGCACCGACGGCGTCCTGCTCACGTTTGATGATTTTCTTTCCGGCATCGACGCCTTTGGCGAACGCATTCAGCCGCTGATGCGCTGCCGCGACCATATTGCCACCGTTACCCGCGAGGTTGCCTGA
- a CDS encoding YccJ family protein — protein sequence MPTQEAKAHHVGEWASLRNTSLEIAEAIFELANYDEKLAEKIWEEGSDEVLSLAFAKTDKDALFWGEQTIERKNV from the coding sequence ATGCCAACTCAAGAAGCGAAAGCCCACCATGTGGGCGAATGGGCAAGTTTACGAAATACCTCTTTAGAGATCGCCGAAGCGATTTTTGAATTAGCCAATTACGATGAAAAGCTAGCAGAAAAAATTTGGGAAGAAGGCAGCGATGAAGTGCTGTCTTTGGCCTTCGCGAAAACGGATAAAGACGCCCTTTTCTGGGGCGAACAGACCATCGAGCGCAAAAACGTGTAA
- a CDS encoding malonic semialdehyde reductase yields MSESISQSARDSLFTHARTHNGWLDKPVSDSLLHEIYDLMKMGPTSANCSPARVVFVRTPEGKEKLRPTLSSGNLEKTLRAPVTAIVAWDRAFYDRLPTLFPHGDARSWFTSSPQLAEETAFRNSSLQAAYLIFACRALGLDTGPMSGFDRDKVDAAFFADSGWKSNLLINIGYGDETRLYGRLPRLPFDDACQLA; encoded by the coding sequence ATGAGCGAAAGCATTAGCCAAAGCGCGCGCGACAGTCTGTTTACTCACGCCCGTACCCACAACGGCTGGCTGGATAAACCGGTCAGCGATAGCCTGCTGCACGAAATATACGATCTGATGAAAATGGGCCCGACCTCCGCCAACTGCTCCCCGGCGCGAGTCGTTTTTGTCCGCACGCCGGAAGGCAAGGAGAAGCTGCGCCCGACGCTCTCCAGCGGCAACCTCGAAAAAACCCTGCGTGCGCCGGTGACCGCCATCGTGGCCTGGGATCGCGCCTTCTACGATCGTTTGCCGACGCTGTTTCCCCACGGCGATGCCCGCAGCTGGTTCACCTCCAGTCCGCAGCTGGCGGAAGAGACCGCGTTTCGCAACAGTTCCTTGCAGGCGGCGTACCTGATTTTCGCCTGCCGCGCGCTTGGGCTGGATACCGGCCCGATGTCGGGATTTGATCGCGACAAGGTCGATGCGGCGTTCTTTGCCGACAGCGGCTGGAAGAGCAACCTGTTGATCAATATCGGTTACGGCGACGAGACCCGGCTGTATGGCCGCCTGCCGCGCCTGCCCTTTGATGATGCCTGCCAGCTGGCGTAA
- the agp gene encoding bifunctional glucose-1-phosphatase/inositol phosphatase, giving the protein MQKSLLASVVAGAILLSTAAQAEEQTAPQGYQLQQVLIMSRHNLRAPLANNGSVLEQSTPKSWPEWDVPGGQLTTKGGVLEVYMGHYMREWLAQQGLVTRGECPPENTVYAYANSLQRTVATAQFFITGAFPGCGVTVHHQPQMGTMDPTFNPVITDDSAAFSEKAVQAMEKERQTMQLADSYKLLEAMTDYQNSPSCKEKQPCSLSDGKDTFSAKYQQEPGVSGPLKVGNSLVDAFTLQYYEGYPLDQVAWGEIKTDKQWQVLSKLKNGYQDSLFTSAEVARNVAKPLVQYIEKALVSDPAQAAKVTLLVGHDSNIASLLTALNFKPYQLHDQYERTPIGGKIVFQRWHDSGANRDLMKIEYVYQSTEQLRNAETLTLQSPPQRVTLALNGCPVDANGFCPMATFKQVMNDAAK; this is encoded by the coding sequence ATGCAAAAGAGTCTACTCGCCAGCGTCGTGGCCGGCGCCATATTGTTATCGACGGCAGCCCAGGCAGAGGAACAGACGGCACCGCAGGGCTATCAGCTACAGCAGGTGTTGATCATGAGTCGCCACAACCTGCGCGCGCCGCTGGCCAACAACGGCAGCGTGCTGGAACAGTCGACGCCGAAATCATGGCCGGAGTGGGATGTGCCCGGCGGTCAGCTGACGACCAAGGGCGGCGTGCTTGAGGTCTACATGGGGCACTATATGCGTGAATGGCTGGCTCAGCAGGGGCTGGTCACCCGCGGTGAGTGTCCGCCGGAAAATACGGTTTACGCCTATGCCAACAGTCTGCAACGTACGGTGGCGACCGCGCAGTTCTTTATTACCGGCGCCTTCCCCGGCTGCGGCGTCACGGTGCATCACCAGCCGCAAATGGGCACCATGGACCCGACGTTTAATCCGGTGATTACCGACGATTCCGCCGCCTTCAGCGAAAAAGCCGTACAGGCGATGGAAAAAGAGCGGCAGACCATGCAGCTGGCCGACAGCTACAAGCTGCTTGAAGCGATGACGGACTATCAGAATTCTCCCTCCTGCAAAGAGAAGCAGCCGTGTTCTCTGAGCGATGGCAAAGACACCTTCAGCGCAAAATATCAGCAGGAACCGGGCGTTTCCGGGCCGTTAAAGGTGGGCAATTCGCTGGTTGATGCCTTTACGTTGCAGTATTACGAAGGCTATCCGCTGGATCAGGTGGCGTGGGGCGAGATAAAAACCGACAAACAGTGGCAGGTGCTGTCGAAGCTGAAAAACGGCTATCAGGATAGCCTGTTCACCTCGGCGGAGGTGGCGCGCAACGTGGCTAAACCGCTGGTGCAATATATCGAAAAAGCGCTGGTCAGCGATCCCGCTCAGGCGGCGAAAGTGACGCTGCTGGTCGGGCACGATTCGAATATTGCCTCGCTGTTGACGGCGCTGAACTTCAAGCCTTATCAGCTGCATGACCAGTATGAGCGCACCCCGATCGGCGGAAAAATCGTTTTCCAGCGCTGGCATGATAGCGGCGCCAACCGCGATCTGATGAAAATCGAGTATGTGTATCAAAGCACGGAGCAGCTGCGCAATGCCGAAACCTTAACCCTGCAATCCCCGCCGCAGCGGGTGACCCTGGCGCTGAACGGCTGTCCGGTGGATGCCAACGGCTTCTGTCCGATGGCGACGTTTAAGCAGGTGATGAACGACGCGGCGAAATAG